The proteins below come from a single Perca flavescens isolate YP-PL-M2 chromosome 8, PFLA_1.0, whole genome shotgun sequence genomic window:
- the cfap161 gene encoding cilia- and flagella-associated protein 161, with protein MAHTRTYRTNVRIGNWNEDLHLEEDSMKEYLEKKERGELTAQKVDFLKQNILTPVNLTVTNDGLLHFGDVVMLVNVGGKKRECSALSINADINSLTRIPAPSIQAPCGVSAGKGIQACKRTAFIITSVDGSPEGSTLHFEQSFALKTTSGIAGGLYLTSDLRSFQKCAKMSRLQEVNLDDGGSFLSWWKIVHFDPQERLEYEGQPVPANVSVLIIHCKTNQALAVLGDHVLWTTYGKEYEMTAHTFLDSHKAEQDNNHWILCTCDPAGNGLVLPNQPQAASDHKELTQANPGI; from the exons ATGGCTCATACGAGAACTTATCGCACAAATGTGAGAATCGGAAACTGGAATGAGGACCTGCACTTAGAGGAG GATTCAATGAAAGAATATCTGGAGAAAAAAGAGAGGGGTGAGCTTACTGCCCAGAAAGTAGACTTCCTCAAACAGAACATTTTGACACCG GTGAATCTCACTGTGACAAATGATGGACTATTGCACTTTGGGGATGTTGTGATGTTGGTGAACGTGGGAGGAAAAAAGAGGGAGTGCAGTGCACTGAGCATTAACGCAGACATCAACAGTTTGACGAGGATTCCTGCACCTAGCATTCAAGCCCCATGTGGAGTCAGTGCAGGAAAAGGCATTCAGGCCTGCAAGCGCACTGCCTTCATCATTACCAG TGTAGATGGCAGTCCTGAAGGATCAACTCTGCATTTTGAGCAAAGTTTTGCCCTGAAAACAACAAGTGGCATTGCTGGGGGA CTTTACTTGACAAGTGACCTGCGAAGTTTTCAAAAG TGTGCAAAGATGTCCCGGTTACAAGAAGTAAACTTGGATGATGGCGGTTCCTTCCTGTCATGGTGGAAGATAGTTCACTTTGACCCCCAGGAGAGGCTTGAATATGAGGGTCAGCCTGTCCCT GCTAATGTGAGCGTGTTGATAATACACTGCAAGACAAACCAGGCTCTAGCTGTTCTGGGTGATCACGTCCTTTG GACCACTTATGGCAAAGAGTATGAGATGACGGCTCACACCTTCCTGGACTCCCACAAAGCCGAGCAGGACAACAACCACTGGATACTGTGCACCTGTGACCCTGCAGGCAACGGGCTCGTACTTCCCAACCAACCACAGGCAGCATCCGACCACAAGGAGCTCACACAGGCAAACCCTGGCATCTAA
- the cers3b gene encoding ceramide synthase 2 encodes MLQTVSEWLWWERLWLPANVSWSDLEDSDGRVYAKASQLYAALPCALGLLLVRYLFERFLATPLANVWGVRNSVRLTAEPSPILENYFCSQARAPSQADVRSLCKKTSWPERRVQVWFKRRRNQERPGLRKRFCEASWRCVFYFFAFVCGVLALYDKPWLYNMKEVWAGFPKQSMLPSQYWYYLLEMGFYLSLLLSLTFDVKRKDFKEQVIHHIATLTLLSFSWISNYIRIGTLVMAVHDSADILLEGAKVFNYAKWHQTAKVMFVVFTVIFMLTRLVIFPFWLIHCTWVYPVEKFSPFFGYYFFNVMLLVLQILHLYWAVLISRMVCKVIFSKLEGDDRSDEEENDSDSPEERYHKLSCTNSSGARGRANGH; translated from the exons ATGTTGCAGACAGTCAGTGAGTGGCTGTGGTGGGAGCGTCTGTGGCTGCCAGCCAATGTCTCCTGGTCCGATCTGGAGGACAGTGATGGTCGTGTCTATGCTAAAGCCTCTCAACTTTACGCTGCTCTGCCCTGCGCCCTCGGCCTGCTCCTCGTCAGATACTTGTTTGAGAG GTTCCTGGCAACACCACTGGCTAATGTTTGGGGAGTCAGGAACAGTGTACGTCTCACTGCAGAACCAAGCCCCATCCTAGAAAACTACTTCTGCAGCCAAGCACGGGCTCCATCACAG GCTGATGTGAGGTCTCTGTGTAAGAAGACCAGCTGGCCAGAAAGGAGAGTTCAAGTGTGGTTCAAGAGGAGAAGAAATCAGGAGCGTCCAGGGCTTCGCAAGAGGTTCTGCGAGGCcag TTGgagatgtgtgttttatttttttgcattcgTCTGCGGAGTCCTAGCTCTCTATGAT AAACCTTGGCTTTATAATATGAAGGAGGTTTGGGCAGGCTTCCCTAAACAG TCCATGCTGCCATCTCAGTACTGGTATTACCTCTTGGAAATGGGCTTCTACCTTTCTCTGCTCCTCAGCCTCACATTTGATGTAAAACGGAAG gaCTTCAAAGAGCAGGTGATTCATCACATAGCCACACTGACTCTTCTAAGTTTCTCCTGGATTTCAAACTACATCCGTATCGGAACCCTGGTGATGGCAGTCCATGACTCCGCTGACATACTTCTAGAG GGTGCAAAGGTATTCAACTACGCAAAGTGGCACCAAACTGCTAAAGTCATGTTTGTGGTGTTTACAGTTATCTTTATGCTGACAAGACTTGTCATTTTTCCTTTCTG GTTGATTCACTGCACATGGGTGTACCCAGTGGAGAAGTTTTCTCCCTTCTTTGGCTACTACTTCTTCAATGTGATGTTATTGGTTCTCCAGATACTCCACCTCTACTGGGCTGTTCTCATATCACGAATGGTTTGCAAGGTTATCTTCAGCAAG CTGGAAGGCGACGACCGGAGCGATGAAGAGGAAAATGACAGTGACTCGCCAGAGGAAAGATACCACAAATTGAGTTGCACAAACAGCTCTGGAGCCAGAGGCCGGGCCAATGGCCActga